The following are encoded together in the Oncorhynchus nerka isolate Pitt River linkage group LG23, Oner_Uvic_2.0, whole genome shotgun sequence genome:
- the becn1 gene encoding beclin-1 isoform X1 yields MGVVMEGSKSSSTTMQVSFVCQRCSQPLKLDTSFNVLDRVTIQELIAPLVTVTPSKQTGSNEAESAPEETFVETKQDGVARKYIPPARMMSTESANSFTLIGEASDGGTMENLSRRLKVTSDLFDIMSGQTDVDHPLCEECTDTLLDHLDTQLNITENECQNYKNCLELLSQLKEEEEDSLLLELQKLGEEESSLVGELEAVEEQRAAVAEDLVQGRSHSQQLDTEELQYQKEYSEFKRQQLELDDELKSVDNQMRYCQIQLDRLKKTNVFNATFHIWHSGQFGTINNFRLGRLPSVPVEWNEINAAWGQTVLLLHALANKMGLRFQRYRLVPYGNHSYLESLTDKSKELPLYCSGGLRFFWDNKFDHAMVAFLDCVQQFKEEVEKGDTGFCLPYRMDVEKGKIEDTGGSGGSYSIKTQFNSEEQWTKALKFMLTNLKWGLAWVSSQFYNR; encoded by the exons ATGGG TGTTGTTATGGAGGGCTCCAAGTCCTCTAGTACCACCATGCAGGTCAGCTTTGTGTGTCAGCGCTGCAGTCAGCCTCTAAAGCTGGATACATCCTTCAATGTGCTCGACCGTGTCACCATCCAGGAACTTATTG CTCCCCTGGTCACAGTGACGCCAAGCAAGCAGACAGGAAGCAATGAGGCGGAAAGTGCTCCAGAG gAAACCTTTGTGGAAACAAAGCAAGATGGAGTCGCAAGAAAATACATCCCTCCTGCAAG gATGATGTCCACAGAGAGCGCCAACAGCTTCACTCTGATTGGAGAAGCGTCGGACGGAGGCACCATGGAGAACCTCAGTCGGCGGCTGAAAGTGACCAGCGATCTGTTTGACATCATGTCGGGCCAGACCGACGTAGACCACCCGCTGTGCGAGGAGTGTACCGACACCCTGCTAGACCACCTGGACACGCAGCTCAACATCACAGAGAACGAGTGCCAGAACTACAA GAACTGCCTGGAGCTGCTGTCCcagctgaaggaggaggaggaggacagcctTTTGCTGGAGCTCCAGAAACTGGGCGAGGAGGAGTCGTCACTGGTGGGGGAGCTGGAGGCGGTGGAAGAGCAGAGGGCTGCCGTGGCCGAGGACCTGGTCCAGGGACGCAGCCACTCCCAGCAGCTAGACACTGAGGAACTGCA GTACCAGAAGGAGTACAGTGAGTTCAAGCGACAGCAGCTGGAGCTGGATGACGAGCTGAAGAGTGTGGACAACCAGATGCGATACTGCCAGATTCAACTGGACCGCCTAAAGAAGACCAACGTCTTCAACGCCACCTTCCACATCTG GCACAGTGGCCAGTTTGGCACCATCAATAACTTCCGTCTGGGCCGTCTACCCAGTGTCCCCGTCGAGTGGAACGAGATCAACGCCGCCTGGGGTCAGACCGTGCTACTGCTCCACGCCCTGGCCAACAAGATGGGGCTACGCTTCCAGAG ATACCGCCTGGTCCCATATGGAAACCACTCTTACCTGGAGTCACTTACAGACAAGTCCAAG GAGCTACCACTGTACTGTTCAGGGGGCCTGCGCTTCTTCTGGGACAACAAGTTTGACCATGCCATGGTGGCCTTCCTGGACTGTGTGCAGCAGTtcaaggaggaggtggagaagggagaCACGGGATTCTGCCTGCCTTACAG GATGGATGTCGAGAAGGGCAAGATTGAGGACACGGGAGGCAGCGGCGGCTCCTACTCCATCAAGACCCAGTTCAACTCGGAGGAGCAGTGGACCAAGGCGCTCAAGTTCATGTTGACCAACCTCAAGTGGGGCCTGGCGTGGGTGTCGTCTCAGTTTTACAACCgatag
- the becn1 gene encoding beclin-1 isoform X2 yields the protein MEGSKSSSTTMQVSFVCQRCSQPLKLDTSFNVLDRVTIQELIAPLVTVTPSKQTGSNEAESAPEETFVETKQDGVARKYIPPARMMSTESANSFTLIGEASDGGTMENLSRRLKVTSDLFDIMSGQTDVDHPLCEECTDTLLDHLDTQLNITENECQNYKNCLELLSQLKEEEEDSLLLELQKLGEEESSLVGELEAVEEQRAAVAEDLVQGRSHSQQLDTEELQYQKEYSEFKRQQLELDDELKSVDNQMRYCQIQLDRLKKTNVFNATFHIWHSGQFGTINNFRLGRLPSVPVEWNEINAAWGQTVLLLHALANKMGLRFQRYRLVPYGNHSYLESLTDKSKELPLYCSGGLRFFWDNKFDHAMVAFLDCVQQFKEEVEKGDTGFCLPYRMDVEKGKIEDTGGSGGSYSIKTQFNSEEQWTKALKFMLTNLKWGLAWVSSQFYNR from the exons ATGGAGGGCTCCAAGTCCTCTAGTACCACCATGCAGGTCAGCTTTGTGTGTCAGCGCTGCAGTCAGCCTCTAAAGCTGGATACATCCTTCAATGTGCTCGACCGTGTCACCATCCAGGAACTTATTG CTCCCCTGGTCACAGTGACGCCAAGCAAGCAGACAGGAAGCAATGAGGCGGAAAGTGCTCCAGAG gAAACCTTTGTGGAAACAAAGCAAGATGGAGTCGCAAGAAAATACATCCCTCCTGCAAG gATGATGTCCACAGAGAGCGCCAACAGCTTCACTCTGATTGGAGAAGCGTCGGACGGAGGCACCATGGAGAACCTCAGTCGGCGGCTGAAAGTGACCAGCGATCTGTTTGACATCATGTCGGGCCAGACCGACGTAGACCACCCGCTGTGCGAGGAGTGTACCGACACCCTGCTAGACCACCTGGACACGCAGCTCAACATCACAGAGAACGAGTGCCAGAACTACAA GAACTGCCTGGAGCTGCTGTCCcagctgaaggaggaggaggaggacagcctTTTGCTGGAGCTCCAGAAACTGGGCGAGGAGGAGTCGTCACTGGTGGGGGAGCTGGAGGCGGTGGAAGAGCAGAGGGCTGCCGTGGCCGAGGACCTGGTCCAGGGACGCAGCCACTCCCAGCAGCTAGACACTGAGGAACTGCA GTACCAGAAGGAGTACAGTGAGTTCAAGCGACAGCAGCTGGAGCTGGATGACGAGCTGAAGAGTGTGGACAACCAGATGCGATACTGCCAGATTCAACTGGACCGCCTAAAGAAGACCAACGTCTTCAACGCCACCTTCCACATCTG GCACAGTGGCCAGTTTGGCACCATCAATAACTTCCGTCTGGGCCGTCTACCCAGTGTCCCCGTCGAGTGGAACGAGATCAACGCCGCCTGGGGTCAGACCGTGCTACTGCTCCACGCCCTGGCCAACAAGATGGGGCTACGCTTCCAGAG ATACCGCCTGGTCCCATATGGAAACCACTCTTACCTGGAGTCACTTACAGACAAGTCCAAG GAGCTACCACTGTACTGTTCAGGGGGCCTGCGCTTCTTCTGGGACAACAAGTTTGACCATGCCATGGTGGCCTTCCTGGACTGTGTGCAGCAGTtcaaggaggaggtggagaagggagaCACGGGATTCTGCCTGCCTTACAG GATGGATGTCGAGAAGGGCAAGATTGAGGACACGGGAGGCAGCGGCGGCTCCTACTCCATCAAGACCCAGTTCAACTCGGAGGAGCAGTGGACCAAGGCGCTCAAGTTCATGTTGACCAACCTCAAGTGGGGCCTGGCGTGGGTGTCGTCTCAGTTTTACAACCgatag